The nucleotide window ATCAATCATATAAAGGCTTTCAACACAGCAAATAAATCCTCAATAGAATTTAGGTCTAGAAAATACAGAGACAGAAATACTAGTTTCACCCCAGCTTCTGAACACAACTGCTCGATCCGGTCTGAGTAgtagaagaatatattatccaGGACTAACACGGACTTTGGCTCAGGTCATTCCCCACAGTGCTGGAAAAGCTGCTCAATAAAATCCTCAAAAACCAATATATCTGTGAAGCCTTGGAATACCCGggacaaaaaaaaataccGTCTTAGGCATACGCAGGCAGTACTTGATATTGTTGATCACGATGGAATCTAAGCATCTGAACTGGCATGGTACCTAGCAGAGACCAACCCATTCACCTGATGCCTATTCTTTTATCACATCCAGATTCGTCCACAAAGACAAGATAATACAAACGGTGGAAGTATTCATCACAAAGGTCTAGATTGCACTCCCTAGCCTTGATGCATGCAGTCTTCTTTGACCAGCCTTTAGATGCCAGAGTGCGACTGATActagattttattacttaGATATTAAACTTGTTCTACAGAAAGATTACTATCTTATCAAGATGTATATTGGGCTTTTCAAGCAGATAATTACAAAGAGCTTCTGATATAATCAAAGTAAGACTCTGTAGTTAtctgattttattaaatagtgTCTtaatactactaactaactatatattagCAGAGATTCTTAGAATAGTGCGCTTGCTGCAGCCGGCAGCCTGTACCTTCTGTAATACAGACAGTTCAACCGCTGTATAGATCATGTCATAGATAAGCTCATGCTTTGATGGAGCAAGGTTTGGCGCCATGCCGGTAGAGTAAAGTgtgatttatttataagatgGTCTGAACCACGGGCGATGGATTTCGAGGTGGGGTACAGAGGTGTTTACACATTAAAATTACAAGCGGATACACCCCTCTATTGCTAGGGGTATTTTATGTTCGAAGCAATACAAGTCTACGAGCAGGAACACCTCGGAAAAATTCCTAATAACTATGTACTAATGCGGATTAGTAATTACAGTCTAGAAAGTAATCTATATAGAGACGTGGTGACACCAGTTTCGGGACAACCTGTATCGTAAGTTAAATGCTTTTCTAGGATTCTTACAGCATCAGCACAGAGCGAGGGGTTTATACACAGCATTGCGTTTGTTGTATCATAGATTCATAAGTACTGCAGTCAAGAGCAAATCTTGGCAAGATAGAAATGAGATAGGTGCATTGAAAATATGACTATGGCATGCCTGGTCAGGTTGCTGACCTAAGGGCGACTAACCGAGCTTCACATATCTTGCCCCGGTGTGCCAATCTTGGGTCACagtcttcatcctcgcctaCGGCTACAGGGCGGCTAGAGGATGACAAAGGTCAAAGTTTGTATCTACTACCCAATGTCGAAGTCTCATTGTAAACATTACTATTTTACTATTGTCTTCTAGCGTTGTAGATGCATGATTTAGAACGCATGATGCTACAGTGTATATATTACAGACTTTCCAGATATTGGCTTTACCACCTAAACTACtactctttccttctttcccgaACCCTCGTGCTAACGGGTACTATTCCCCCTATACTTAGACACTAATCAGAGCTATCCACTCATGTTCTGAATAGGCCACAGATTCCTGCAACTGTGGGGCATTTGTGTCCTGGCACAAGGATCTGGGAAAGACTCAAAAAGAATAGATAGTACAGCTAATTTCTGGAAATTCTGTATAAACTGAAGAGTGGTGGTCCATTCTACTATAAATGAGTGATtcatgaatatatataattacggCACTCTGaatatagaagaagaaaggcagggcaaaggcaaaggcaaGGTTATCTGTGAATCAGCAAGAAAAATGCAGAACCAAAGATGCAAAGCAGGCCGGTATATACTGTATTTCTGGAATTCAGTATCATCCCTGGCACTCTCTCTTTGTTTCTGGAATTCTAATGCTAAGAAACACTAAGATACTTTTGGAAGAGGTTTGCTGAGCCTCATTGGCATTGAAAGGGCTTTGAAGATGTACTGTAAATTACCAGACTTTATAATAGCGGGAAATATGTTTATTATCTGTAAGGCAAGAGACTGTAACCTGAGTGTCCCATGTCTACTTGCTAGCGGCAGTGAACCATGGCTCCTAATCTAGCTAAGTCTACTCTTATGTTGATCAATGATATGATTGtcagtaataaataaactacCTCACAGATAGTGATAGCTGCAGGCTGCAGTAAGTGTGCTATTATCAGAATCGGGTCTAACTTGCAGCTATTTGTCAGTATCAAAGCTCTTTCTATTAAACCTAGATAGCTACAGATTATTACTcggattatattaaaaatcttgtATAACCATCTGCCCAACAAgctgtaattatatatttataaaatagtattatttcttattgaTGAATTTGaagtatactatatatctaaatctaCGATCAGTGATGCCCTGTATTGTAAAGGGTAGTCTAAGAAGATAGCTTGATAGAAGGTGAAATAATATGACCCAGATATTTATCATGATTACTGCTATCTTTTTATAGAGTTCAGCTTATACCACCTCTATATAGATGAATCTCAGCGTAGTAAGTAAAAGAGCTGAGAAAGGTTAGCTGGGCTCTACTTGGTACAACACTAATGTAAGTATCAAGATTTCACCATGATCAAAGTTGTGATGGCGATGTAAGgttagttaatataaaacatTTACTAAGCATAACCTAAGTATTCTTATTAAAGCGGCGGTGTCCTGAAGAGGAAATTTATAGTTTGATAGAAAATCAAGTATATATAGCTACATATGACACAGTGCTGCGTTTGAGTATGAAGGCTAGCCAAAGTCCTTCAGTGTCTATAtatagaagaaagaataaatcTCTCAATCCGCACACAGATGGAGCACTTTTATGACACTCATGCACATTACATACATGAACCGAAGTGATAGTTCAACTTCAGATAGCGGTAATCCTCTAGAGCCTGTAAAGCATGATTGCCTAGGTCGGATGTCGGGTGAGGAACCCGACGCTGTCTCGGATGGTACCCGAAGATGTACCTGTTGTATGAACATACTCAGTCCACTCAACGCTATCAGAAGAGGAATAACCTCAGACAAAACTGGCAACCGGCACccccaacacctccatcctTGGCGTAACCCCCAACCCCGGACAAGTCGGCGCTGTAAGCACTCCCTCATGAACATCAAACGGCCCATCCGCCGTCTTCCCAACACACATAGCCCTACACTCCAAAATACATCTCAAGTATTGCTCCGGAATAGTCTGTCCCAGATGCACAATGGCCGCAAACGCCACGTCCGAACCACTCGTATCCTGAACAGACATGGTATACCCCGCCGCCAGACAGATATCCCTAACCCTGCGACCTCTCGTCAACCCACCCGTCTTGGATATCTTCAGTCCGATCCCGTCAACAGCATCATCCGCAACGAATTGCACAATCGAGCTCTCATTATTCGCCAACTCATCAAAGATAATCGGCACGTCAATCCGACGTCGCAGTGATATGCTCTCCCTGTACGTAGCGCATGGCGCTTCCAGAACGAAATCCAATCCCCTAGGAAGTAACCTGAACATCCGCAGCGCAGTATCAACCGTCATCCCGCCATTAGCATCAATTAGAAAGAACTCTCCGGGCTTTTTATCAATCAGGGCAGCCTCCACCCTCGCAGCATTGGCCACAGGGTCCGAACCAATCTTCACCGAGAAACCCGTGAATCCCATTGCCCTGGCATCAGAAACATGCTTGCGCGTCCCCTCGGGGTCCGCAACAGGGATCGACTCCAGAACAGGGAGCTTCGTCTCTGTCCGTCCGCCAAGCAACTCACACACCGGTAGCCCGACAGACTTGCCGAAGATGTCCCAGCAGGCAATGTCGATGGCGGATTTGGCGGGCTCGTTGCCTAGCAGGGCAGCGTCCATGGCGTCGTTGAGGCGGTCGACCCGGCGGGGGTCTAGACCGATGAGCTTAGGGGCAATCTCTGCAATAGCGGCGCGAACACCGCCAGCGTGGGACGCGATGTAGTTGTCGAAAGGGGTGCTTTCGCCCCAGCCTTCGAGgccggtgttggtggtgatgcggACGAAGGTGGCGTCGAAGCGGGTGATGGCGCGGTTGCCGGAGAGATGGTAGGTCCCATGGGAGTAGGGGAGGTCGACTTGGAAGACGTCGATTCTGGAAATCTTGAGGTCGGTCATTTTAGTGATGTGTAGTAAGATGGATCTGGGATGTATGTTTGTTAGTTGGTAGAGAGTTAGGTTAAGTGTTCTCTTATAGTAGTAGGTTTATATCTCAGACTGTCGGATTCTCGGGAGCTTCGGCTTCGGGATGGTTGGGGCTGTTCAAGGAGAAAGTGTCTCATGACCTCGCTTTCTCTGATGGAgcataatattaataatacttgTTAtatggatgaagaggggtCATGATACTACATCCGACCCTGGACCCTTCAATATCTGATAGACATGGGGCATCCTTCTACGGCTCACGGTCCGAGCCGACAAGGTCCAGTCGCCGATCGATCGCCGACTAAGATTTCTCATAGATCACTCACTATTAGACATCCGAGGGCTACCGAGACCCGGTAGTCTCTGTACCCAGCCGATGGCAAAAGGCGGGGATATTTTAATACATATAGGCTGAATAGGGACGTTTTGAGCCATTAATATGGGATGTCTCCATATTGAATGTGATATAGACCGGGGCATTGACTGCATTTGTAACAAACTGTCTGACACCATGCCCGTCGACGAAAATGCACAATGTTCGACTTACACGGGGAGGTGCTTATGCAAAGGAGTCGGATTTACAGTGAAAGGCAATCCAAATGCAGTTTTCTGCTGCTATTGCGGTGATTGTGCTCTCGGGGCTGGCGGACCTTGTCAGATCGTTCGTTtaaattctttctcttctttctcccgaAAATTTTCAGCATCACATGGAATATACTGATAACATAGTTATACTGAAGACTGCAACATACTTCACACCGAACTTCACACTTCACGATCCTGAGCGACTTGCCAAACGCTACATCGTCAATAATACCCTGAGTGGACGCCAGAAAGTCAAATGTTTCTGCAGCGGCTGCGGGTGCACTATATACACAATCCCGGCGACTaatggggaagaggagatagTTGTAAGGACAGCTCTGATCGAAAATGGGTACGTGAGATGACTATTCTTGTCTTTAATGATCGAGCGACATGcgtattgatgatgatattacCAGCCTGGAATTGTTCAAACCCACGATCGAGTGCTATGTGAGAAACCGACCGAGCTATTTCTCTGCTACCACGACGGGTAAGCAGTATGACCTTATGCCTTGAATGAATGACGAGGTGGTAGAGAATGCGGGGTAATGGGTAAGGGTCGTCTATATGTTCCACTGGGTCTTCAGTCAGTGCTTAGGATGGTAACTACCTTattctgttttatttctaattcCCCCGGATGAGCGAGCCCTGAATCATCCTCTTAACTGATGGTCGGCGTGTTTTCGACTTCAAATACCCGTGCACTCACCCAAATGCCATTCTGCAGTCCCTCAAACAACTTAATTCTCACCGCATAAGCCACATGGGGCCAAAAGCCACACATTATCCATTCAGGG belongs to Aspergillus luchuensis IFO 4308 DNA, chromosome 3, nearly complete sequence and includes:
- a CDS encoding mandelate racemase/muconate lactonizing enzyme family protein (COG:S;~EggNog:ENOG410PWIN;~InterPro:IPR029065,IPR013341,IPR036849,IPR013342, IPR034593,IPR029017;~PFAM:PF13378,PF02746;~SMCOG1268:mandelate racemase/muconate lactonizing enzyme;~antiSMASH:Cluster_3.4) — its product is MTDLKISRIDVFQVDLPYSHGTYHLSGNRAITRFDATFVRITTNTGLEGWGESTPFDNYIASHAGGVRAAIAEIAPKLIGLDPRRVDRLNDAMDAALLGNEPAKSAIDIACWDIFGKSVGLPVCELLGGRTETKLPVLESIPVADPEGTRKHVSDARAMGFTGFSVKIGSDPVANAARVEAALIDKKPGEFFLIDANGGMTVDTALRMFRLLPRGLDFVLEAPCATYRESISLRRRIDVPIIFDELANNESSIVQFVADDAVDGIGLKISKTGGLTRGRRVRDICLAAGYTMSVQDTSGSDVAFAAIVHLGQTIPEQYLRCILECRAMCVGKTADGPFDVHEGVLTAPTCPGLGVTPRMEVLGVPVASFV